The proteins below come from a single Dioscorea cayenensis subsp. rotundata cultivar TDr96_F1 unplaced genomic scaffold, TDr96_F1_v2_PseudoChromosome.rev07_lg8_w22 25.fasta BLBR01001403.1, whole genome shotgun sequence genomic window:
- the LOC120256353 gene encoding LOW QUALITY PROTEIN: transcription factor TCP4-like (The sequence of the model RefSeq protein was modified relative to this genomic sequence to represent the inferred CDS: deleted 1 base in 1 codon) produces MAQGEHQLLLPQRPQPRPRPRSIGGEIVQVQGGHIVRSTGRKDRHSKVCTAKGPRDRRVRLSAHTAIQFYDVQDRLGYDRPSKAVDWLIKHAKTAIDELAELPPWHPSTTSSSSTAPPQEPLPPSGNSGKKPLDPDNNAFTFDSGSTSSFLPPSLDSDAIADTIKSFFPMAAAAAGASNESSSSYQNYAPPPAQDLRLSLQSFQDQHHHHHHVHSAPMPQSIFSFDPGSSPWWNMPAESSSGGAYGFRWCSTASDVSAPVGARTKPAYHTEGTPQSSNSPSLRAWMDPVNAAAASGVLPMLHPSSLPSVSAMGGGAAGVGFSGFRMPARFQGEEEHDGLSDKPSSASSASRH; encoded by the exons ATGGCCCAAGGAGAGCACCAGCTACTGCTTCCACAGCGGCCGCAACCACGGCCTCGCCCCCGCAGCATCGGTGGAGAGATCGTCCAAGTTCAAGGCGGCCACATTGTGCGCTCAACCGGCCGCAAAGACCGGCACAGCAAGGTCTGTACAGCCAAAGGCCCGCGCGACCGTCGCGTCCGCCTCTCCGCCCACACTGCCATCCAGTTCTACGACGTCCAAGACCGTCTCGGCTACGACCGCCCCAGCAAAGCCGTCGACTGGCTCATCAAACACGCCAAAACCGCCATTGATGAGCTCGCTGAGCTCCCTCCTTGGCATCCTTCCactacctcctcctcctccactgCTCCTCCTCAAGAACCTCTTCCCCCTTCTGGCAACTCCGGCAAGAAACCATTAGACCCTGACAACAATGCTTTCACCTTCGACAGTGGCTCTACTAGTAGCTTTCTCCCTCCTTCTCTCGATTCCGACGCCATTGCTGATACTATTAAGTCTTTCTTCCCAATGGCCGCCGCCGCTGCCGGAGCTTCCAATGAATCCTCTTCCAGTTACCAGAACTACGCCCCACCTCCGGCCCAAGATCTCCGGCTCTCACTTCAGTCATTCCAAgaccaacaccaccaccaccaccatgtTCATTCTGCTCCTATGCCACAGTCCATCTTTTCATTCGACCCTGGCTCTTCTCCCTGGTGGAACATGCCAGCTGAGAGTAGCAGCGGTGGAGCTTACGGCTTTCGGTGGTGCTCCACCGCCAGTGATGTCAGTGCACCCGTTGGTGCTAGGACAAAACCCGCTTATCACACAGAGGGGACCCCT CAGTCCAGTAACTCGCCCTCGCTCCGTGCTTGGATGGACCCTGTCAATGCCGCTGCCGCCTCGGGTGTTCTCCCGATGCTTCACCCGTCATCTCTGCCCTCGGTTTCGGCCATGGGCGGTGGCGCTGCCGGCGTTGGCTTCTCGGGTTTTCGCATGCCTGCTCGGTTCCAGGGTGAGGAGGAGCATGACGGCTTGTCTGACAAGCCGTCCTCTGCTTCCTCAGCTTCTCGCCATtga